One Thermoplasma volcanium GSS1 genomic window carries:
- a CDS encoding glycoside hydrolase family 57 protein codes for MKDVMFYFEIHQPFRLRPTNLYDVKSEQNVFWDEKNEEIFRRVAERSYIPATRNLMEYGIKSSFSITGTAVEQALMYNTKVIDAIDDYVKSGLCEMLSETYYHSLASIWNYDEFKRQVDMHRDLMKRIFNVVPKVFRNTELIYDDRIAEMVKRMGFTSIITEGTDSIVKDHSPNYRYASPSGLNLYLRNYVMSDNISFRFSNTKWKDYPLTADKYAKWINESEGDMVNLFMDYETFGEHQTQETGIFDFMKYLPVYFRDYGIETITISEAEKRHRVKDVLSIPETISWADTRRDLSAWLENEMQIDTFDRIKKCREKAGRLWGYLQTSDIIYYMSIGLEQDFTVHEYFNPYKSPYLAFIYTNYALDKICGSSYGKNEI; via the coding sequence ATGAAGGATGTAATGTTTTATTTCGAGATACACCAGCCGTTCCGCCTTAGGCCAACTAATCTTTATGATGTGAAGAGTGAACAAAACGTTTTCTGGGACGAAAAGAACGAAGAAATATTCAGAAGAGTAGCTGAACGGTCTTACATTCCGGCGACACGGAACCTTATGGAATATGGGATAAAGTCCTCCTTTTCAATTACTGGCACTGCTGTTGAGCAGGCATTGATGTATAATACGAAAGTCATAGATGCTATAGACGACTATGTGAAAAGTGGCTTATGCGAAATGTTGTCCGAAACTTACTACCACTCGCTTGCTTCCATATGGAACTACGATGAGTTCAAGCGGCAAGTAGACATGCATAGGGACCTTATGAAACGAATTTTCAATGTAGTACCTAAAGTGTTCAGAAACACAGAGTTGATCTACGACGATAGGATTGCTGAAATGGTAAAGAGAATGGGCTTCACTAGTATAATTACAGAGGGTACGGATAGCATAGTGAAAGATCATAGCCCAAATTACAGATATGCATCACCATCGGGATTAAACCTATATCTTAGGAACTACGTAATGAGTGATAATATCTCGTTTAGGTTTTCAAATACAAAATGGAAGGATTACCCGCTTACGGCAGATAAATATGCGAAGTGGATAAACGAATCAGAAGGGGATATGGTGAACCTGTTTATGGACTATGAAACGTTTGGCGAGCACCAAACGCAGGAAACAGGCATTTTCGATTTCATGAAGTATTTGCCTGTGTATTTTCGAGACTATGGAATAGAAACTATAACAATATCAGAGGCGGAGAAGAGGCATAGGGTAAAGGACGTTCTCAGCATACCGGAAACAATATCCTGGGCAGATACGAGACGCGACCTATCTGCATGGCTTGAGAACGAAATGCAGATAGATACGTTCGATCGCATAAAGAAATGCAGGGAAAAAGCCGGGCGACTTTGGGGATACCTCCAGACATCCGACATAATATATTATATGTCCATAGGGCTGGAACAGGACTTTACTGTGCACGAGTACTTTAATCCATATAAATCACCCTACCTTGCTTTTATATACACGAACTACGCGCTTGATAAGATCTGTGGCAGCAGCTACGGCAAAAATGAAATTTAA
- a CDS encoding 50S ribosomal protein L11 gives MAQSVKTMVEGGKATTGPPIGPALGPLGLNVAQVVKEINEKTKEFQGMQVPVTVTVIDPETKKYEITVGVPPTSALLKKELGLEKGASKKKEAVAGNATLEQIKNVAIKKMPSMLAKDLKSAVLEVLGTCVAMGINVEGKDPKEVQKLIKSGQIKIEQ, from the coding sequence ATGGCGCAGTCAGTAAAGACTATGGTGGAAGGTGGAAAAGCCACCACGGGACCACCTATAGGGCCAGCATTGGGTCCACTTGGACTAAACGTAGCACAGGTAGTAAAGGAAATAAATGAAAAGACTAAAGAGTTTCAGGGTATGCAGGTGCCTGTGACTGTAACCGTTATAGATCCAGAGACGAAGAAGTATGAGATAACGGTAGGGGTTCCGCCCACGTCAGCTCTTCTAAAAAAAGAGCTTGGGCTTGAGAAGGGAGCTTCTAAGAAAAAGGAAGCTGTAGCAGGTAACGCTACCTTAGAGCAGATAAAAAATGTAGCGATAAAGAAGATGCCATCCATGCTCGCCAAAGACCTAAAGTCAGCTGTTTTGGAGGTTCTTGGTACCTGCGTAGCTATGGGAATAAACGTTGAGGGGAAAGATCCGAAGGAAGTCCAGAAGCTAATAAAGAGTGGACAAATCAAGATCGAACAGTAG
- a CDS encoding isoaspartyl peptidase/L-asparaginase, translating to MRNVLLIHGGAGSDPSYSGRLNSYASFASEEISALDNAVKAVVKMEDDPDFNAGTGSVPRLDGSIQMDAAVMIPGHFGSVINIERVKNPVLVARDVMAKSPHIMISGDGAVKFARLMGYPDYDPTTEKAKKLLQQFEEEAEKNEIPDKFKIYFKYVKPHDTVGAVARVEGEFAGAVSTGGSFPMVRGRVGDSPIPGAGIYVGEKGAVVATGIGEEIAKNILSFRIYNRIGEKRLYDIVKEEVDKFSVSVGIIAVDEKDYAYYANRPMAVGIKEF from the coding sequence ATGAGGAACGTCCTTCTCATCCATGGAGGAGCTGGATCGGATCCATCGTACAGTGGCCGCCTTAACTCCTATGCGTCCTTTGCTTCTGAAGAGATTAGTGCGCTGGACAACGCTGTAAAAGCAGTTGTCAAGATGGAAGATGACCCAGACTTCAACGCAGGCACTGGATCTGTCCCAAGGTTAGATGGGAGCATTCAGATGGATGCCGCTGTAATGATACCCGGCCACTTCGGATCAGTTATAAACATAGAACGCGTTAAGAACCCTGTACTTGTAGCTAGAGATGTCATGGCAAAGTCTCCGCACATTATGATATCTGGCGATGGAGCTGTAAAGTTTGCCAGGCTGATGGGATATCCAGATTATGATCCTACTACAGAGAAAGCGAAGAAGCTCCTCCAGCAGTTTGAGGAAGAAGCCGAGAAAAACGAAATACCAGATAAATTCAAGATATACTTTAAGTACGTGAAGCCCCACGATACAGTTGGGGCTGTTGCCCGTGTGGAAGGTGAGTTCGCTGGGGCGGTTTCAACAGGAGGTTCATTTCCAATGGTTCGGGGAAGAGTTGGTGATTCTCCAATACCTGGTGCTGGAATATACGTTGGTGAAAAAGGCGCCGTTGTTGCGACAGGCATAGGCGAGGAGATAGCAAAGAATATTTTATCGTTCCGCATATACAACAGAATTGGTGAAAAAAGGCTTTACGACATTGTCAAAGAAGAAGTAGATAAGTTCAGCGTATCAGTAGGTATAATAGCTGTGGATGAGAAAGACTATGCGTATTATGCTAACAGGCCGATGGCAGTAGGAATAAAGGAGTTTTGA
- a CDS encoding glycoside hydrolase family 15 protein codes for MVRYIPLGNGRMIVAFDEDYRIVDFYFSKYASENHSSGHPFYFGVSVNNNFKWIDRNCIKYMDYYDHTMVGIINYNVDDINFENHDLVDIYKNIYVRQITAENKGNEEKNVKLFFHQNFYIYGNDIGDTATYYPEFNGVLHYKGGRYFLASTVDESGNTIDQYATGIKDYGELKGTWKDAEDNELSMNPVAIGSVDSVIRHSFTLKPGSKFTVYYFIISGRNIYDIEEEYKLIDLRYIRKLVKRTTNYWELWSSKVTPNLDADSTALFRRSLFVTRSHANDLGAIAASCDSDILKMSHDGYYYVWPRDASIAAYALSISGHSETARRFFALMESSMSEEGYLYHKYNVDGKIASSWLPHVINGKHIYPIQEDETALVVWVLWEYFHKYNDIGFTAPYYEKLITKAADFMTRFVDSDGLPQPSFDLWEERYGVHAYTVATVYAALKAASNFANVFGDGDLSEKYLSAAERMYEAFEEKFYSEEYGYYARAILDGKPDFTVDSALTSLVIFGMKDPRDPKIVSTMEKISDTLWVNGVGGIARYQNDRYMRVKDDTNIPGNPWIITTLWMARYYLRYGDFERAWDLIMWVKSHRQKSGIFSEQINPYNGQPLSVSPLVWSHAEFIISLLEYNEYVRNHS; via the coding sequence ATGGTTAGGTATATCCCGCTCGGCAATGGGCGGATGATCGTCGCATTTGATGAGGATTATAGGATTGTTGATTTCTACTTTTCAAAGTACGCATCTGAAAATCATTCTTCTGGTCATCCGTTTTATTTCGGTGTTTCCGTAAACAACAATTTTAAGTGGATAGATCGGAACTGCATAAAGTACATGGATTACTATGACCACACAATGGTTGGAATAATAAATTATAATGTAGATGACATTAACTTTGAAAACCATGACCTTGTTGATATCTACAAGAACATTTACGTGAGGCAGATAACAGCCGAAAATAAGGGAAATGAAGAGAAGAATGTGAAATTATTTTTCCACCAAAACTTTTACATTTATGGTAATGACATAGGGGATACGGCCACATACTATCCAGAATTCAATGGAGTACTCCATTATAAGGGGGGAAGGTACTTTCTGGCTTCAACAGTAGATGAATCAGGAAATACTATAGACCAGTATGCGACAGGTATAAAAGACTATGGCGAGCTTAAAGGCACATGGAAGGATGCCGAGGATAACGAACTGTCCATGAATCCAGTAGCAATAGGTTCAGTAGATTCCGTTATAAGGCATTCCTTTACATTGAAGCCTGGGTCAAAGTTCACAGTCTATTACTTCATAATATCCGGTAGGAATATATATGATATTGAGGAAGAATACAAACTTATAGACCTCAGGTACATAAGGAAATTGGTAAAGAGAACCACCAATTATTGGGAGCTGTGGTCCTCTAAGGTTACGCCCAACCTGGATGCTGATTCCACAGCTCTTTTCAGAAGATCACTCTTCGTAACTAGGAGTCATGCAAACGATCTTGGTGCCATCGCTGCTTCCTGTGACAGTGACATACTGAAGATGAGCCATGACGGCTATTATTATGTTTGGCCTAGAGATGCTTCAATAGCGGCATATGCTTTAAGCATATCGGGACACAGCGAGACTGCAAGGAGATTCTTCGCCTTGATGGAAAGCTCAATGTCAGAGGAGGGTTATCTCTACCATAAGTACAACGTAGATGGTAAGATAGCCAGCAGCTGGCTGCCCCATGTTATCAACGGAAAGCACATCTACCCAATTCAGGAAGATGAAACTGCACTCGTAGTGTGGGTACTCTGGGAATACTTCCATAAGTACAACGACATAGGCTTCACTGCACCATACTACGAGAAGCTTATAACGAAAGCAGCTGACTTCATGACAAGGTTTGTCGATTCAGACGGGCTTCCGCAGCCATCCTTTGACCTATGGGAGGAGCGATACGGTGTTCACGCATATACCGTAGCGACGGTATACGCAGCGCTGAAGGCTGCCTCAAACTTTGCAAATGTATTCGGAGATGGGGATCTGTCAGAAAAATATTTAAGCGCTGCGGAAAGGATGTATGAAGCCTTCGAGGAGAAGTTCTATTCCGAAGAGTACGGGTACTATGCAAGGGCGATCCTAGATGGAAAACCGGATTTCACTGTAGATTCTGCACTCACATCGCTCGTGATTTTTGGAATGAAAGATCCTAGAGACCCAAAGATAGTATCGACAATGGAAAAAATATCGGATACGCTATGGGTAAACGGTGTTGGAGGCATAGCGAGGTACCAGAATGACAGGTACATGAGAGTGAAAGATGACACGAACATACCAGGAAACCCGTGGATAATAACTACTTTATGGATGGCAAGGTACTACTTGAGGTACGGGGACTTTGAAAGGGCATGGGATCTTATAATGTGGGTTAAATCGCACCGCCAGAAGTCTGGTATATTTTCAGAACAGATAAACCCGTACAACGGGCAACCTCTCTCTGTTTCTCCGCTCGTTTGGAGCCATGCAGAGTTCATAATATCCTTATTAGAGTATAATGAATACGTTAGAAACCACTCTTAA
- a CDS encoding mevalonate 3,5-bisphosphate decarboxylase, translated as MEISKFQSLGDKIRTMLEDHGYLSENNDYEPNPIDGNISISYAYPIKAFEKFLGYYDVENRVAYNPSISMRTDFSYCIAACRYNKNGNEDTVILDGVTDEKYLRKAKFALDYFRKEFRIKGSFDFYIRRYRRYTKAKGLSESSAVAAAVSRALIKNVFGEGPALDDVFVSKYARLVSGSGTRAAHSGISIWLSYPGINLRECAAFRVADDPHDVYYGIFPKYTDIATDSAHSVAVKSIFYASWLEDKYANIKRLIEHNFDIDELLISGENDMLKLNAILFSGGLIIQTGESLRILRAIQDFKKNGDLFFTADTGPSIMVLSRDKSLIEELRQSVEDPYIEGTYNFNRHTRDLNNFTKEANEYFLENKIE; from the coding sequence ATGGAAATAAGCAAGTTCCAATCATTAGGGGATAAAATAAGAACGATGCTTGAAGATCACGGTTATCTTTCAGAAAATAACGATTATGAGCCTAACCCAATTGACGGAAACATTTCTATTTCATATGCATATCCAATAAAGGCCTTTGAAAAATTCCTTGGATACTATGATGTAGAAAACAGAGTTGCATATAATCCATCTATTTCAATGAGAACTGATTTTTCATATTGTATCGCTGCCTGTAGATATAATAAAAATGGAAACGAAGATACCGTCATACTAGATGGCGTCACAGACGAAAAATATCTAAGGAAAGCTAAGTTTGCCTTAGATTATTTCAGGAAGGAATTTAGGATAAAGGGCTCATTCGATTTCTACATAAGGAGATACAGAAGGTATACTAAAGCAAAAGGACTCAGCGAGTCATCCGCAGTTGCTGCAGCCGTATCTAGGGCACTCATAAAAAACGTATTCGGAGAAGGCCCAGCGTTGGACGATGTCTTCGTTTCGAAATATGCAAGACTTGTATCCGGATCGGGTACAAGGGCTGCACACAGCGGTATATCCATATGGCTTTCGTATCCTGGTATTAACCTTCGCGAATGCGCTGCATTTAGAGTAGCAGATGATCCCCATGATGTATATTACGGCATATTCCCAAAATATACAGATATCGCCACAGATAGCGCACATAGCGTCGCCGTTAAATCCATTTTTTATGCTTCATGGCTAGAAGACAAATACGCAAATATCAAGAGGCTCATCGAGCACAACTTTGACATCGACGAACTACTCATATCGGGGGAAAATGACATGCTAAAGCTAAACGCAATTCTTTTCTCAGGTGGCTTAATTATACAGACTGGGGAAAGTCTGAGGATACTACGTGCTATACAAGACTTTAAAAAGAATGGGGATCTGTTTTTCACGGCTGACACAGGCCCTTCAATAATGGTTCTATCGAGAGACAAGTCCTTAATCGAGGAATTAAGGCAAAGCGTTGAGGATCCATACATAGAAGGAACTTACAACTTTAATAGGCATACTAGAGACTTGAACAACTTCACTAAGGAGGCAAACGAATATTTCCTTGAAAATAAAATAGAATAA
- a CDS encoding amylo-alpha-1,6-glucosidase: protein MDLYYEWLMSNERGSYSSSTFAFANTRTYHGLLVVNTNEYYDRYVLLSKISEEIGYDGEYISIDTNFYEGGVYPDGFKYIYEYRDFPYPSVSFKFPGDRRLKKSIVMDKVSDLVIIRYEFQGERPKSLVLTPLIALRSFHRTLNSKEKNFDVHISNFYVFSDGKYSFSMNKVGKFYGPGYWYYNFRYPREEERGTNSLEDLYNPGRIVIDEPEDTVDIEVFSGAHVNRNFDDIAADYEKSSKIDVPLPILRYESSKFVLKDNIIAGFHWFGPWGRDAFISLPGLLLIPGMYDKAANVLRHYSEQSVDGLILNSAEGGNVLYSADSSLWFVYAIQKFYEYTKNKAFLREMYNKVQNIIYAYLKGNENFHIEGKFVRVTGSPMTWMDAVIDGKAVTPRSGLPIEINALWYNTLKAYTDFSALLGKEPKKEAIEILDGFEDEFKKAFVRGTHILDIAFPDDYSFRPNFLFAYFLPYPLLKDKIWIDYAIDKLVTPYGLRSLDPSNPSFIGKYAGDRFSRDNAYHNGTVWPYLAGIFIKAAIKVGYDRIKLLNIFKPLFDSARIPEIYDGINPGVPRGCIMQAWSHGEVIRSYYEDILEKSSGLS, encoded by the coding sequence GTGGATCTATACTATGAGTGGCTAATGTCAAATGAAAGGGGTTCGTACTCTTCTTCTACGTTTGCCTTCGCCAATACGCGTACTTACCACGGCCTTCTCGTTGTAAACACAAATGAATACTACGATAGGTACGTTTTACTTTCGAAGATAAGCGAAGAAATAGGATACGATGGCGAATACATAAGTATCGACACAAACTTTTACGAAGGTGGAGTCTACCCCGATGGATTTAAATATATATATGAATATAGGGATTTTCCATATCCTTCTGTTTCCTTTAAATTTCCTGGTGATCGAAGGTTAAAGAAAAGCATAGTTATGGATAAGGTCAGTGATCTGGTGATAATACGTTACGAGTTCCAGGGCGAAAGGCCCAAATCACTTGTCCTTACTCCGCTTATTGCTTTACGGAGCTTCCATCGAACTCTTAATTCGAAAGAAAAGAACTTTGATGTACATATAAGTAACTTTTACGTATTTTCAGACGGCAAATATAGCTTTTCTATGAATAAAGTTGGTAAATTCTATGGACCGGGCTACTGGTACTACAACTTCAGGTACCCGCGAGAGGAAGAACGTGGGACGAACAGTTTGGAAGATCTTTATAATCCAGGGAGAATAGTTATAGATGAGCCAGAAGATACAGTAGATATAGAGGTTTTTTCTGGAGCGCATGTCAATAGAAATTTTGATGATATAGCGGCTGATTATGAAAAAAGCTCAAAAATTGATGTGCCGTTACCCATATTGAGGTATGAATCTTCAAAGTTCGTACTTAAGGACAACATAATAGCAGGTTTCCACTGGTTTGGTCCGTGGGGCAGAGACGCCTTCATATCTTTGCCCGGCCTGCTCCTCATTCCAGGTATGTACGATAAAGCTGCAAATGTGTTGAGGCACTATTCTGAGCAATCCGTAGATGGACTCATATTGAATAGTGCGGAAGGCGGAAACGTACTTTATTCAGCAGATTCATCGCTTTGGTTTGTTTACGCCATTCAGAAATTTTATGAGTATACAAAAAACAAGGCTTTCCTTAGGGAAATGTATAATAAGGTTCAAAACATAATATATGCGTACTTGAAGGGAAATGAAAACTTTCATATAGAGGGAAAATTCGTAAGAGTCACTGGCAGTCCGATGACCTGGATGGACGCTGTTATCGACGGCAAAGCTGTGACGCCTAGGAGCGGTTTGCCAATTGAAATAAATGCCCTATGGTATAACACATTGAAAGCTTATACCGATTTCTCGGCTTTACTTGGAAAGGAACCAAAAAAAGAAGCAATAGAAATACTAGATGGCTTTGAGGATGAATTCAAAAAAGCATTTGTAAGGGGAACGCACATACTGGACATTGCGTTTCCGGACGACTATTCTTTTAGGCCGAACTTCCTCTTTGCTTACTTCCTCCCATACCCGCTCTTGAAGGATAAAATATGGATCGATTATGCCATTGATAAACTGGTCACGCCATATGGCCTGCGCTCCTTAGATCCATCTAATCCTAGTTTTATAGGAAAGTACGCAGGCGATCGCTTCTCACGGGATAATGCTTATCACAACGGAACAGTATGGCCCTATCTTGCTGGTATATTCATAAAAGCTGCAATAAAGGTCGGTTATGATAGAATTAAACTTCTCAATATTTTTAAGCCGCTCTTCGATTCTGCGAGAATTCCTGAAATATATGACGGTATCAATCCAGGTGTTCCAAGGGGCTGCATAATGCAGGCCTGGAGCCACGGTGAAGTAATACGGTCTTACTACGAAGACATACTCGAGAAGAGCAGTGGTTTAAGTTGA
- a CDS encoding glycosyltransferase family 4 protein — protein MKIAVIGWELPPAFSGGLGIHTVNMFSIIGYYRNVDLYVPDLCYSFPKYPFNVRKVKIEKGIDRSAYSRITDFYEAVMDYNEKVVDAFDPNGVKLVHCHDWITFPAGIAIKEKYGIPLIVTYHSTEFDRSAYFNPQEKIMKIEREGGKEADRIITVSNLTKSIVVEKYNIDPEKIVTVYNGVDATHYLSFPDVKKERNVLYFGRVTNQKGPKFFMETAKKVLEFDRTIRFTIAGTGELLGEMKSYAMDNDFFDHIEFPGFVHFRKAIWYYKRSSAFIIPAVSEPFGMTVLEAMVSGTPVILSRTTGVGEALHHVLSADFWDTDRMATYVVSILNHRGILETMSRYGKAEALGFTWDKAAAKTMEVYDSL, from the coding sequence TTGAAGATTGCTGTTATAGGTTGGGAACTTCCACCGGCATTTTCTGGCGGTCTAGGTATACATACCGTCAATATGTTTTCTATCATCGGCTATTATAGAAATGTCGATCTATATGTCCCGGATCTTTGCTATTCATTTCCGAAGTATCCGTTTAACGTAAGGAAGGTAAAGATCGAAAAGGGGATAGATAGATCCGCCTACTCTAGAATAACAGACTTTTACGAAGCCGTAATGGATTACAACGAAAAGGTTGTAGACGCTTTCGACCCAAATGGCGTAAAACTTGTCCACTGTCATGACTGGATAACGTTCCCGGCTGGTATTGCTATAAAGGAAAAATACGGGATACCTCTAATAGTGACTTACCACAGCACAGAGTTCGATCGATCAGCGTATTTTAATCCGCAAGAAAAAATAATGAAGATCGAAAGGGAAGGCGGGAAAGAAGCGGATAGGATAATAACGGTTTCGAATCTTACAAAGAGTATAGTGGTTGAAAAATACAATATCGATCCTGAAAAGATCGTGACCGTTTATAATGGAGTAGATGCGACCCATTATCTCTCTTTCCCAGATGTAAAGAAGGAGAGAAACGTATTGTACTTTGGCAGAGTAACTAACCAGAAAGGGCCAAAGTTCTTCATGGAGACAGCGAAAAAAGTTCTGGAGTTCGATAGGACGATACGCTTTACAATTGCAGGAACTGGAGAACTCCTGGGGGAGATGAAGTCATACGCTATGGATAACGACTTCTTTGATCATATCGAATTTCCAGGATTCGTCCACTTCAGGAAAGCTATATGGTACTATAAGAGGAGCTCTGCATTTATCATACCTGCTGTGTCAGAACCATTTGGAATGACCGTATTGGAAGCTATGGTCTCAGGAACGCCGGTAATACTTAGTAGAACGACGGGTGTTGGAGAAGCTCTCCATCACGTGCTTTCTGCTGATTTTTGGGATACCGATCGTATGGCAACGTACGTAGTCTCTATACTAAATCACCGCGGAATATTGGAGACCATGTCCAGGTACGGAAAGGCAGAGGCTTTGGGATTCACCTGGGATAAAGCAGCTGCCAAAACTATGGAGGTATATGATTCTTTATGA
- a CDS encoding 50S ribosomal protein L1: MDINDISKAVEAVKQSSPQRKFEESVEIAINLKDIDMTNPKNRINEEILLPNGRGKDVKVVIFGSEELKAKAKGVADYIFGPEDISKFAEDKKAFKKIVNDAYFFIAEATLMANIGKSLGQVLGPRGKMPRPIPPGQDPVPLIKALKNTVKARSRNSLTLHVPVGTRSMDTQKISENIMAILNRITGKLERGHSNIKNVYVKTTMGKAVQVGTGDQN, encoded by the coding sequence ATGGATATCAATGATATTAGCAAGGCTGTTGAAGCCGTAAAACAAAGTTCCCCCCAGAGAAAGTTCGAAGAAAGCGTTGAAATAGCAATAAACCTAAAAGATATCGATATGACTAACCCAAAGAACAGGATAAATGAGGAGATACTTCTTCCAAATGGGAGGGGAAAAGATGTTAAGGTAGTCATATTCGGTTCCGAAGAGCTTAAGGCCAAAGCGAAGGGGGTCGCTGACTACATATTCGGGCCTGAAGACATATCAAAATTTGCTGAGGATAAGAAGGCCTTTAAGAAGATAGTTAACGATGCCTACTTCTTCATCGCTGAAGCAACCCTAATGGCTAACATAGGTAAGAGCCTCGGTCAAGTCTTAGGGCCGAGAGGGAAGATGCCTAGGCCAATACCACCTGGGCAGGACCCCGTACCGCTGATAAAAGCTCTGAAGAACACAGTGAAAGCAAGAAGCCGGAACTCTCTTACTCTGCATGTGCCTGTTGGCACTCGATCCATGGATACCCAAAAAATAAGTGAAAATATAATGGCTATACTTAACAGGATCACCGGAAAGCTTGAGAGGGGGCATTCAAATATAAAGAATGTTTACGTGAAGACTACTATGGGAAAAGCCGTACAGGTAGGGACAGGTGATCAGAATTGA
- a CDS encoding 50S ribosomal protein L10 codes for MRKINPKKKEIVSELAQDITKSKAVAIVDIKGVRTRQMQDIRAKNRDKVKIKVVKKTLLFKALDSINDEKLTKLKDATTGQIAVLTSQLDPTEIYQMVQATLTKASPRGGEVAPADITVEPMVTGFPPGPMMTEFQKVGLQTGVEKGKIAIKKEAVLVKKGEVIPKDKAKIMAMLDIKPLEVGLELLGLYSDGVLYSADVLSLTPEKIAEQMAIGYAQALQISKASMFFVAEVLKDLIAEAKVKADAFAVAAQFITEENLKEFLAIANRNAIILNNELNKGNTTEKESEKVEEPKEAEKSVDESISEGLGSLFQ; via the coding sequence TTGAGGAAGATAAATCCAAAGAAGAAGGAAATAGTCAGCGAACTTGCACAAGACATAACAAAGTCTAAGGCCGTTGCAATAGTTGATATAAAAGGAGTTCGCACCAGGCAGATGCAGGATATAAGGGCAAAGAACAGAGACAAAGTCAAGATAAAAGTTGTCAAAAAGACCCTTCTATTCAAAGCGCTTGACAGCATAAATGACGAGAAGCTCACGAAACTTAAGGATGCTACTACTGGCCAAATAGCGGTATTAACATCTCAGCTCGATCCCACTGAGATTTACCAAATGGTACAGGCAACATTGACAAAGGCCTCGCCAAGAGGTGGAGAAGTTGCGCCTGCTGACATAACTGTTGAACCTATGGTGACTGGCTTCCCACCTGGACCAATGATGACAGAATTCCAGAAAGTTGGCCTTCAAACAGGGGTTGAGAAGGGAAAGATAGCTATAAAAAAAGAAGCCGTACTGGTAAAAAAAGGCGAAGTTATCCCAAAGGACAAGGCTAAGATAATGGCTATGCTCGATATAAAGCCGCTAGAAGTCGGGTTGGAGCTGCTCGGCCTTTATAGTGACGGTGTATTATACAGCGCTGATGTTCTGTCTTTAACACCAGAAAAGATAGCAGAACAGATGGCAATAGGATACGCACAGGCCTTACAAATCTCAAAGGCATCGATGTTCTTTGTGGCTGAGGTGCTCAAGGATCTAATCGCTGAAGCAAAGGTTAAGGCCGATGCTTTCGCAGTTGCTGCCCAGTTCATTACGGAAGAGAACTTAAAGGAATTCTTGGCAATTGCAAACAGGAATGCGATAATTTTAAACAATGAATTGAATAAGGGTAATACAACAGAAAAAGAAAGTGAAAAGGTTGAGGAACCTAAGGAAGCCGAAAAATCTGTAGATGAAAGCATATCGGAGGGCCTAGGTTCCCTGTTCCAATAA
- a CDS encoding DJ-1/PfpI family protein — MTKVLIITGDAGESLEVMYPYQRLLEEGYEVDIAAPSAKYVQTVVHDFVPGFDTYTEKPGYLVKANKAFKDVNPEEYAAIVIPGGRAPEYIRNDPDVQRIVKYFFNKDAPVAELCHAPLILGSAGLLKGRKTAAYPALKSDVEIAGGTFIDEGAVVDRNIVSARAWPDHPSWMREFMKILKTKYPP, encoded by the coding sequence ATGACAAAGGTTTTGATAATAACTGGCGATGCCGGAGAAAGCCTAGAGGTTATGTATCCATACCAGAGGTTGTTAGAAGAAGGTTATGAAGTAGATATAGCTGCACCCTCTGCAAAATACGTACAAACTGTAGTTCACGATTTTGTTCCTGGTTTTGACACATACACCGAAAAGCCAGGTTACCTGGTAAAAGCCAATAAAGCGTTCAAGGATGTAAATCCAGAAGAATATGCCGCTATCGTAATACCAGGCGGAAGAGCCCCAGAGTACATAAGGAATGATCCAGACGTGCAGAGGATCGTTAAATACTTCTTCAACAAGGATGCGCCTGTAGCTGAGTTATGCCACGCTCCTCTAATACTTGGGTCAGCTGGGCTTCTCAAGGGAAGGAAGACGGCAGCTTATCCTGCGCTGAAGAGTGACGTTGAGATAGCAGGCGGAACGTTTATTGACGAGGGGGCTGTCGTAGATCGAAACATTGTATCTGCTAGAGCATGGCCAGATCACCCATCTTGGATGAGAGAATTCATGAAAATACTTAAGACAAAATATCCTCCATGA